The following are encoded in a window of Coregonus clupeaformis isolate EN_2021a unplaced genomic scaffold, ASM2061545v1 scaf0148, whole genome shotgun sequence genomic DNA:
- the LOC121585510 gene encoding transient receptor potential cation channel subfamily V member 6-like → MAPPLARSAPGELNHWWSQLRFRLQNRKGWNEMLDETFLLQNKRTNDVPLFFAAKENSAGCIKKLLDCASTNIFERGALGETALHVAVLNDNMEAAVALMDGAPELINEPMTSELFLGMTPLHVAVVNQNVNLVRSLIGRGADVATPRVTGLYFRKRRGGLLYYGEHILAFAACVGNQDIISMVINAGASTRAQDSNGNTVLHILVLQPNKTIACLALDLLLAHDVELDQAVPLDMVPNYRGLTPFKLAAKEGNLVAFQHLVNRRRVVQWTLGPLTSNLYDLTEIDSLVADDDLSVLELIVGSQKREARRILEVTPVRQLVSLKWNLYGKHYFRLLLLLYVLYIGTFTLCCVCRPLKDAPENYTVSDMDKTIRVQKTLKESYMTYGDNLRLAGEMISVLGALVILLLEIPDMLRVGAKQYFGQTALGGPFHVILIAYAILVVLLCVFRVSGVQGEAVVMAVCLVLGWSNVMFFARGFQMLGPYVIMIQKIIFGDLTKFMWLSFIVLMGFSTSLWMVYMTQDPDSLPAYRSFPITLFSQFELSVGLIDLPVDHTITTPPIVHVLHCTFSVVSYILLLNLLIAMMSDTHWRVAQERDELWRTQVVATTLMLERRLPRCLWPRLGVCGLLYGLGERWYLRVEDRNDPLVQKMRRYIQAFSKDEDQNKEHEEMENTDMSKGPGTPLIRPKHSGGIDGNRKSLACWQMIRHSALGLDVEQEELEDDQEVRYV, encoded by the exons AACAAACGACGTCCCTCTCTTCTTTGCGGCCAAAGAGAACAGTGCAGGTTGCATTAAGAAACTTCTGGACTGTGCGTCCACTAACATCTTTGAGAGAGGTGCTCTGGGGGAGACCGCTCTGCATGTGGCAGTTCTGAATGATAACATGGAAGCTGCTGTAGCTCTGATGGACGGAGCACCTGAACTCATCAATGAGCCCATGACCTCTGAGCTCTTCCTTG GCATGACACCTCTCCACGTTGCCGTGGTGAATCAGAACGTTAACCTGGTCCGCAGCCTGATTGGTCGAGGGGCGGATGTGGCCACACCCAGAGTCACAGGcctgtacttcaggaagagaagaggagggctGCTCTACTATG GTGAGCACATCCTGGCATTTGCGGCCTGTGTGGGGAATCAGGACATCATCTCCATGGTGATCAACGCAGGAGCCAGCACCAGGGCCCAGGACTCCAATG gTAACACAGTGCTCCACATCCTGGTCCTGCAGCCCAATAAGACTATAGCATGCCTGGCATTGGATTTGCTGTTGGCACACGACGTTGAGCTGGACCAGGCTGTGCCACTGGACATGGTGCCCAACTACCGTGGCTTAACGCCCTTCAAACTGGCTGCCAAGGAGGGCAACCTTGTG GCATTCCAGCACCTGGTCAACCGGAGGCGAGTGGTCCAGTGGACCCTgggacccctgacctctaacctctatgACCTCACAGAGATCGACTCCTTGGTCGCCGACGACGACCTCTCTGTGCTGGAGCTCATCGTGGGCAGCCAGAAGAgagag GCAAGGAGGATACTGGAAGTGACTCCTGTTAGGCAGTTGGTCAGTCTCAAGTGGAACCTCTATGGAAAACACTACTTTAG gttgttgctgctgctgtacGTCCTGTACATTGGGACCTTCACACTGTGCTGTGTGTGTCGCCCTCTAAAGGACGCTCCAGAGAATTACACTGTATCTGACATGGACAAAACCATCCGCGTGCAGAAAACTCTGAAG GAGAGTTACATGACCTATGGGGACAACTTGCGTCTGGCAGGAGAGATGATCAGTGTCCTGGGTGCCCTGGTTATTCTGCTACTGGAG ATCCCAGATATGCTGAGAGTGGGGGCCAAGCAGTACTTTGGACAGACGGCCCTGGGGGGACCCTTCCATGTCATTCT TATTGCCTATGCGATCCTGGTGGTGCtgctgtgtgtgttcagggtcaGTGGGGTGCAGGGGGAGGCAGTTGTCATGGCTGTGTGTCTGGTGTTGGGCTGGAGTAACGTCATGTTCTTCGCCAGGGGATTTCAGATGCTGGGGCCTTATGTCATCATGATACAGAAG ATTATATTTGGAGACCTGACCAAGTTCATGTGGCTGAGCTTCATCGTGCTCATGGGGTTTTCCACCT cCCTGTGGATGGTGTACATGactcaggacccagactctctGCCTGCGTACCGCTCCTTCCCCATCACTCTGTTCTCCCAGTTTGAGCTGAGTGTGGGTCTGATAGACCTACCAGTGGACCACACCATCACAACGCCCCCTATTGTCCATGTGCTGCACTGCACCTTCTCTGTGGtctcctacatactgctgcttAACCTTCTCATAGCCATGATGAGTGATACACACTGGAGAGTAGCCCAGGAGAGGGACGAGCTCTGGAGGACACAG GTGGTGGCCACTACCCTGATGTTGGAGAGGAGGTTGCCCCGCTGCCTGTGGCCCCGGCTGGGGGTATGTGGCCTGCTCTACGGCCTGGGGGAGCGGTGGTACCTCCG GGTTGAGGATCGCAACGACCCACTGGTGCAAAAGATGCGTCGCTACATCCAAGCCTTCTCTAAGGATGAGGACCAGAACAAGGAGCATGAGGAGATGGAGAACACTGACATGTCAAAAGGACCTGGAACCCCTCTGATCAGACCCAAACACAGTGGCGGAATagatggaaacaggaagtccctGGCATGCTGGCAGATGATTCGCCACAGCGCTCTGGGTTTAGATGTGGAACAGGAAGAGCTTGAGGATGACCAGGAAGTAAGATACGTCTGA